In one window of Streptomyces showdoensis DNA:
- a CDS encoding response regulator produces MTIRLLLADDHPVVRAGLRAVLDTEPDFAVVAEAATAERAVELAAAGGVDVVLMDLQFGAGMHGSEATAAITAVAGGPRVLVLTTYDTDADILAAVEAGASGYLLKDAPPEELAAAVRTAAAGQSALAPAVAHRLMDRMRTPAEALTKRELEVLQLVGEGLSNQQISKALFLSQATVKSHLVHIFAKLGVDSRTAAVAAATARRLIRR; encoded by the coding sequence ATGACCATCCGACTGCTGCTCGCCGACGACCACCCGGTGGTCCGGGCCGGGCTCCGGGCCGTCCTGGACACCGAACCGGACTTCGCCGTGGTCGCGGAGGCCGCGACGGCCGAGCGGGCGGTGGAGCTGGCCGCCGCCGGGGGCGTGGACGTGGTCCTGATGGACCTCCAGTTCGGGGCCGGGATGCACGGCTCCGAGGCGACGGCGGCGATCACCGCCGTCGCGGGCGGGCCGCGGGTGCTGGTCCTGACGACGTACGACACGGACGCGGACATCCTGGCCGCGGTGGAGGCCGGGGCCTCGGGCTATCTGCTGAAGGACGCCCCGCCGGAGGAGCTCGCGGCGGCGGTACGGACCGCCGCGGCCGGCCAGTCGGCGCTGGCGCCCGCGGTCGCGCACCGGCTGATGGACCGGATGCGCACCCCGGCCGAGGCGCTGACCAAGCGGGAGCTGGAGGTGCTCCAGCTGGTGGGCGAGGGGCTGTCGAACCAGCAGATCAGCAAGGCGCTGTTCCTGAGCCAGGCGACGGTGAAGTCCCATCTGGTGCACATCTTCGCCAAGCTGGGCGTCGACTCGCGCACGGCCGCGGTGGCGGCGGCGACGGCCCGGCGGCTGATCAGGCGCTAG
- the aceB gene encoding malate synthase A — protein MSAPAPSSLVVVEAEPLPRQEEVLTDAALAFVAELHRRFTPRRDELLARRAERRAEIARTSTLGFLPETAAVRADDSWRVAPAPAALNDRRVEITGPTDRKMTINALNSGAKVWLADFEDASAPTWENVVLGQVNLIDAYSRNIDFTDPRSGKSYALKPAEELATVVMRPRGWHLEERHLTVEGRPVPGALVDFGLYFFHNAQRLIDLGKGPYFYLPKTESHLEARLWNEIFVFAQDYVGIPQGTVRATVLIETITAAYEMEEILYELRDHAAGLNAGRWDYLFSIVKNFRDGGAKFVLPDRNLVTMTAPFMRAYTELLVRTCHKRGAHAIGGMAAFIPSRKDAEVNKVAFEKVKADKDREAGDGFDGSWVAHPDLVPIAMASFDAVLGEKPNQKDRLREDVHVEGPELIDIASLDAHPTYEGLRNAVQVGIRYIEAWLRGLGAVAIFNLMEDAATAEISRSQIWQWINAEVVFENGERATPELAREVAAEELSAIRAEIGDEAFAAGKWQQAHDLLLHVSLDADYADFLTLPAYDQLVG, from the coding sequence ATGTCCGCACCAGCGCCGTCCTCCCTGGTCGTCGTCGAAGCCGAGCCCCTGCCGCGCCAGGAGGAGGTGCTGACCGACGCGGCCCTCGCCTTCGTGGCCGAGCTGCACCGCCGGTTCACCCCGCGCCGCGACGAGCTGCTCGCCCGCCGCGCCGAGCGCCGCGCCGAGATCGCCCGCACCTCCACGCTGGGCTTCCTTCCCGAGACCGCGGCGGTCCGCGCCGACGACTCCTGGAGGGTCGCGCCCGCCCCGGCGGCCCTGAACGACCGGCGGGTCGAGATCACCGGCCCGACCGACCGCAAGATGACGATCAACGCGCTGAACTCCGGTGCGAAGGTCTGGCTCGCGGACTTCGAGGACGCCTCGGCGCCGACCTGGGAGAACGTGGTCCTCGGCCAGGTCAACCTGATCGACGCGTACAGCCGGAACATCGACTTCACCGACCCGCGCTCGGGCAAGTCCTACGCGCTGAAGCCGGCCGAGGAGCTCGCCACGGTCGTCATGCGGCCGCGCGGCTGGCACCTGGAGGAGCGTCACCTGACCGTCGAGGGCCGCCCGGTGCCCGGCGCGCTGGTCGATTTCGGCCTCTACTTCTTCCACAACGCCCAGCGCCTCATCGACCTCGGCAAGGGCCCGTACTTCTACCTGCCGAAGACCGAGTCGCACCTGGAGGCCCGCCTCTGGAACGAGATCTTCGTCTTCGCCCAGGACTACGTCGGCATCCCGCAGGGCACCGTCCGCGCCACCGTCCTCATCGAGACCATCACGGCCGCGTACGAGATGGAGGAGATCCTCTACGAACTCCGCGACCACGCCGCAGGGTTGAACGCGGGCCGCTGGGACTACCTGTTCTCCATCGTCAAGAACTTCCGTGACGGCGGAGCCAAGTTCGTCCTGCCGGACCGCAACCTGGTCACGATGACGGCCCCGTTCATGCGCGCCTACACCGAACTCCTCGTCCGCACCTGCCACAAGCGCGGCGCGCACGCGATCGGCGGCATGGCGGCCTTCATCCCGTCCCGCAAGGACGCCGAGGTCAACAAGGTCGCCTTCGAGAAGGTCAAGGCCGACAAGGACCGCGAGGCCGGCGACGGCTTCGACGGCTCCTGGGTCGCCCACCCCGACCTGGTCCCGATCGCGATGGCCTCCTTCGACGCGGTGCTCGGCGAGAAGCCGAACCAGAAGGACCGGCTGCGCGAGGACGTGCACGTCGAGGGCCCCGAGCTCATCGACATCGCCTCCCTGGACGCCCACCCGACCTACGAGGGCCTGCGCAACGCGGTCCAGGTCGGCATCCGCTACATCGAGGCCTGGCTGCGCGGCCTGGGCGCCGTCGCCATCTTCAACCTGATGGAGGACGCGGCGACCGCCGAGATCTCCCGCTCGCAGATCTGGCAGTGGATCAACGCCGAGGTCGTCTTCGAGAACGGCGAGCGGGCCACCCCGGAGCTGGCCCGCGAGGTCGCCGCCGAGGAACTGTCCGCGATCCGCGCGGAGATCGGCGACGAGGCGTTCGCGGCCGGGAAGTGGCAGCAGGCGCACGACCTGCTGTTGCACGTCTCCCTGGACGCCGACTACGCGGACTTCCTGACCCTCCCCGCGTACGACCAGCTGGTCGGCTGA
- a CDS encoding nucleobase:cation symporter-2 family protein: MAQPAKGPATAEGPCSTPSTPAACHPVDEKLPASRLVPAALQHIAAMYAGVVTPPLIIGQAVGLDAAGMTRLIAASLLIAGCATILQTLGLGRFAGNRLPFVNAASSAGIAPMLAIAETSAPGHQLPAIYGAVMVAGVFCLAVGPFFGRLLRFFPPLVTGVVITLIGVTLMPVPVGWAQGGDKTAADFGAMTYLALAGFTLVVILLFQRFGKGFVKQIALLLGLFIGTLAAVPFGMADFSALREAPVAALPTPFAFGAPEFQPAAILSLCIVMLVLMTESSAGMLALGEICERRSDGRTITRGLRTDGIATLLGPVFGGFPTSAFAQNVGVVSLTRVRSRYVVAVAGGALLVLGAFPVLGAVVSMVPMPVLGGAGIVLFGSIAVSGIRTLSEAGLDDSSNIILVAVALGAGIIPLAAPTFYAGFPAWAQTVLGSGISAGALVAVLLNLFFHHLGTRSRHAAPALKSS; encoded by the coding sequence ATGGCACAGCCTGCAAAGGGGCCGGCAACCGCCGAAGGCCCGTGTTCCACCCCGTCCACCCCGGCCGCCTGCCACCCGGTGGACGAGAAACTCCCCGCCTCGCGGCTCGTCCCCGCGGCACTCCAGCACATCGCCGCCATGTACGCGGGCGTCGTCACCCCTCCGCTCATCATCGGTCAGGCGGTCGGCCTGGACGCCGCCGGAATGACCCGGCTCATCGCCGCCAGCCTGCTCATCGCCGGCTGTGCGACCATCCTGCAGACCCTCGGCCTCGGCCGCTTCGCCGGCAACCGGCTGCCCTTCGTGAACGCCGCCTCCTCGGCCGGCATCGCCCCCATGCTCGCCATCGCCGAGACCAGCGCCCCCGGGCACCAACTCCCCGCCATCTACGGCGCGGTGATGGTCGCCGGAGTCTTCTGCCTCGCCGTCGGTCCCTTCTTCGGCCGGCTCCTGCGGTTCTTCCCGCCGCTCGTCACCGGCGTCGTCATCACCCTCATCGGGGTCACCCTGATGCCCGTGCCGGTCGGCTGGGCCCAGGGCGGCGACAAGACCGCCGCCGACTTCGGCGCCATGACGTACCTGGCCCTCGCCGGCTTCACCCTCGTCGTCATCCTGCTCTTCCAGCGCTTCGGCAAGGGCTTCGTCAAGCAGATCGCCCTGCTGCTCGGTCTCTTCATCGGCACCCTCGCCGCGGTCCCCTTCGGCATGGCGGACTTCTCCGCGCTGCGGGAGGCCCCGGTCGCCGCGCTGCCCACGCCCTTCGCCTTCGGCGCCCCCGAGTTCCAGCCCGCCGCGATCCTCTCCCTGTGCATCGTGATGCTGGTCCTGATGACCGAGTCCAGCGCCGGCATGCTCGCCCTCGGCGAGATCTGCGAACGGCGCAGCGACGGCCGGACCATCACCCGCGGACTGCGCACCGACGGCATCGCCACCCTGCTCGGCCCCGTCTTCGGCGGCTTCCCCACCTCGGCCTTCGCCCAGAACGTCGGCGTCGTCTCGCTGACCCGGGTGCGCAGCCGGTACGTGGTCGCCGTGGCCGGCGGCGCCCTGCTGGTCCTCGGCGCCTTCCCGGTGCTCGGCGCGGTGGTCTCGATGGTGCCGATGCCGGTCCTCGGCGGAGCGGGCATCGTCCTCTTCGGCTCGATCGCCGTGAGCGGCATCCGGACCCTCTCCGAGGCCGGGCTCGACGACAGCTCCAACATCATCCTGGTGGCCGTCGCGCTCGGAGCGGGCATCATCCCGCTCGCCGCGCCCACCTTCTACGCCGGATTCCCCGCCTGGGCGCAGACCGTGCTCGGCTCCGGCATCAGCGCGGGAGCGCTCGTCGCCGTCCTGCTGAATCTGTTCTTCCACCATCTCGGCACCCGGAGCCGTCACGCGGCTCCGGCACTCAAATCCTCCTAG
- a CDS encoding nucleotidyltransferase family protein produces the protein MTGETREPSGETEEPLVAGLLLAAGGGRRLGGRPKALLPHRGRPLVENAVRVLREGGCEVVHVVLGAAADRVREQALLPGCVLVDNPDWAEGMGSSLRVGLASLKAAALPVDAALVSLVDQPGIGAAAVARVRAAYRSRDTLAAASYEGKRGHPVLFGAGRWAGIAAGAVGDQGARDYLKAHRDAITLVDCSDVAEPYDIDTEADLVHLE, from the coding sequence ATGACTGGTGAGACGCGAGAACCGAGTGGTGAGACGGAAGAGCCCCTCGTGGCGGGGCTGCTGCTGGCCGCGGGAGGCGGCCGGCGGCTCGGCGGCCGGCCCAAGGCACTGCTCCCGCACCGGGGGCGCCCGCTCGTGGAGAACGCGGTGCGGGTGCTGCGCGAGGGCGGCTGCGAGGTGGTGCACGTGGTGCTCGGGGCGGCGGCCGACCGGGTGCGGGAGCAGGCGCTGCTGCCGGGCTGCGTACTGGTCGACAACCCGGACTGGGCCGAGGGCATGGGGTCCTCGCTGCGGGTGGGCCTGGCGTCCCTGAAGGCGGCGGCGCTGCCGGTGGACGCGGCCCTGGTGTCGCTGGTGGACCAGCCGGGGATCGGGGCGGCCGCGGTGGCCCGGGTCCGGGCCGCGTACCGCTCGCGGGACACCCTCGCCGCCGCCTCGTACGAGGGGAAGCGGGGGCATCCGGTGCTGTTCGGCGCCGGGCGCTGGGCGGGGATCGCGGCGGGGGCGGTGGGGGACCAGGGGGCGCGCGACTACCTGAAGGCGCACCGGGATGCGATCACGCTCGTGGACTGTTCGGATGTGGCCGAGCCCTACGACATCGACACGGAGGCGGATCTGGTGCACCTGGAGTGA
- a CDS encoding fibronectin type III domain-containing protein, producing the protein MQRPLTASLLNATTATVTGAVLLALAACSAAPAQDTTAPTAPTGVTAAAGSASTVHVMWSAATDDRAVTGYAVYRQGRKVKELPAETLMTDVTGLAPATPQIFTVRARDAAGNLSPDSAAVSATTLAATAEDRTPPTRPTALRVAPAGPDGATLSWRPARDDTRVTAYDVYQADARVHTVPGTDTTARLTGLRPGTAYAFTVRARDAAENSSPDSAPADLTTAPAPGAPPNTAPTAVTAEAVKGAVTLTWTPPRTTAPVKEHQLYLNGRFATTIVWGAQPPPGPATYTLTVPTTPGSRYTVTLRARLPDGTWGDFSAPRTVVTP; encoded by the coding sequence GTGCAACGCCCGCTCACAGCAAGCCTGTTGAACGCCACGACCGCGACCGTCACCGGCGCCGTCCTCCTCGCCCTCGCCGCCTGCTCGGCGGCGCCCGCGCAGGACACCACGGCCCCCACCGCCCCCACCGGGGTCACCGCCGCCGCGGGCAGCGCCAGCACCGTCCACGTCATGTGGAGCGCCGCCACCGACGACCGGGCCGTCACCGGCTACGCCGTCTACCGCCAGGGCCGCAAGGTCAAGGAGCTCCCCGCCGAGACCCTCATGACCGACGTCACCGGCCTCGCCCCCGCCACCCCGCAGATCTTCACCGTCCGGGCCCGCGACGCCGCCGGGAACCTCTCCCCGGACAGCGCCGCCGTCAGCGCCACCACCCTCGCCGCCACCGCCGAGGACCGCACGCCCCCCACCCGCCCCACCGCCCTGCGCGTCGCCCCCGCCGGACCCGACGGCGCCACCCTCAGCTGGCGGCCGGCCCGCGACGACACCCGGGTCACCGCGTACGACGTCTACCAGGCCGACGCCCGCGTCCACACCGTCCCCGGCACCGATACCACCGCCCGGCTCACCGGCCTGCGCCCCGGCACCGCCTACGCGTTCACCGTCCGGGCCCGCGACGCCGCCGAGAACTCCTCCCCGGACAGCGCCCCCGCCGACCTCACCACCGCCCCCGCCCCCGGCGCCCCGCCCAACACCGCCCCCACCGCCGTCACCGCCGAGGCCGTGAAGGGCGCCGTCACCCTCACCTGGACCCCGCCCCGCACCACCGCCCCCGTCAAGGAGCACCAGCTCTACCTGAACGGCCGATTCGCCACCACCATCGTCTGGGGCGCCCAGCCCCCGCCCGGGCCCGCCACCTACACCCTCACCGTCCCCACCACCCCCGGCAGCCGCTACACCGTCACCCTCCGCGCCCGGCTCCCCGACGGCACCTGGGGCGACTTCTCGGCGCCCCGCACGGTGGTGACGCCCTGA
- a CDS encoding sensor histidine kinase translates to MDPRSLTPVLRALRLCVHLLMAGLLALAALRAESAAGVAAAVLTAAVYAAGSLLPSVRDSQRGAAIWLGALSAAWLLLLWTTPDGLWVAFPLYFLQLHLLPVRWSLPAVALTAGAAILSYVRHGAQLNPGVFIGPLLGGAVAVATVLGYQALYRESERRRRLIEELISTRAELAAAERHAGTLAERERLAREIHDTLAQGLSSIQLLLRAAERALPEGSPAAGHIEEARRAAQDNLAEARRFVRALAPPDLEHGSLAGALERLCGTAGPDGPRVRFSVSGTPAELPTPYEVALLRIAQSALANTVRHAAASRAEITLSFMGGSVALDVVDDGKGFEPGAVRPSSEGGFGLPAMRSRAESLGGAFTVESAPGQGTAVAVTLPLPATPLPAGADA, encoded by the coding sequence ATGGATCCCCGTTCGCTCACCCCCGTCCTGCGCGCCCTGCGGCTCTGCGTCCACCTGCTGATGGCGGGGCTGCTGGCGCTCGCCGCCCTGCGCGCCGAGTCGGCGGCCGGCGTCGCGGCGGCCGTGCTGACCGCCGCGGTCTACGCGGCCGGCTCGCTGCTGCCCTCCGTACGGGACTCGCAGCGGGGCGCCGCGATCTGGCTGGGCGCGCTGTCCGCGGCCTGGCTGCTGCTGCTCTGGACCACGCCCGACGGGCTGTGGGTGGCCTTCCCGCTCTACTTCCTCCAGCTGCACCTGCTGCCGGTGCGCTGGTCGCTGCCGGCCGTGGCGCTGACGGCGGGCGCGGCGATCCTGTCGTACGTGCGGCACGGCGCCCAGCTCAACCCGGGGGTGTTCATCGGGCCGCTCCTGGGCGGGGCGGTGGCCGTGGCGACCGTGCTCGGCTACCAGGCGCTGTACCGGGAGAGCGAGCGGCGGCGGCGGCTCATCGAGGAGCTGATCTCGACCCGGGCCGAGCTGGCGGCGGCCGAGCGGCACGCCGGGACGCTCGCCGAGCGCGAGCGGCTGGCCCGGGAGATCCACGACACGCTGGCGCAGGGGCTCTCCTCGATCCAGCTGCTGCTGCGGGCCGCCGAGCGGGCACTGCCGGAGGGCTCCCCGGCCGCCGGGCACATCGAGGAGGCCCGGCGGGCCGCGCAGGACAACCTGGCGGAGGCCCGGCGCTTCGTCCGCGCCCTCGCCCCGCCCGACCTGGAGCACGGTTCGCTCGCCGGGGCCCTGGAGCGGCTGTGCGGGACGGCCGGGCCGGACGGCCCCCGGGTGCGCTTCTCGGTGAGCGGCACGCCGGCCGAGCTGCCCACCCCGTACGAGGTGGCGCTGCTGCGGATCGCCCAGTCGGCGCTCGCCAACACCGTCCGGCACGCCGCGGCCTCGCGGGCGGAGATCACGCTGTCGTTCATGGGCGGCTCGGTCGCGCTGGACGTCGTGGACGACGGCAAGGGCTTCGAGCCCGGTGCGGTGCGGCCCTCCTCCGAGGGCGGCTTCGGGCTGCCCGCGATGCGCTCCCGGGCCGAGTCCCTGGGCGGCGCCTTCACCGTCGAGTCGGCGCCCGGCCAGGGGACCGCCGTCGCCGTGACCCTTCCCCTGCCCGCCACCCCGCTGCCCGCTGGAGCCGACGCATGA
- a CDS encoding ABC transporter permease, with product MFVAWRDLRFAKGRFTLMGTVIVLITLLVGLLSGLTAGLARENISAITGLPADRLAFAAPPSGQSVSFTNSTVTEGQWRDWAARPGVASAEPVGIRTLNATAGDRTAALSAFGTEPGTGIAPRSGELGPGKAVLSESAAKELDVEAGDSVRLGPVEATVVAVSGDASYSHTPVVWTSLDDWQKLGHSGTTAEEQATVIALSGSGVDWAAGDAAEKTSSKTPDEALTAIGSYQAENGSLQMMRGFLFAISALVIGAFFTVWTIQRSGDVAVLKALGASTPYLLKDALGQAVIMLGAGTLVGTGLATGIGALISGGDVPFVLQPLTVLGPAAVIIVLGVLGAALSIRRITAVDPLTALGSAR from the coding sequence ATGTTCGTGGCATGGAGAGACCTGAGATTCGCCAAGGGGCGATTCACGTTGATGGGCACGGTGATCGTCCTGATCACCCTGCTGGTGGGACTGCTGTCCGGCCTCACCGCCGGGCTCGCGCGGGAGAACATCTCCGCGATCACCGGCCTGCCCGCGGACCGGCTGGCCTTCGCGGCCCCGCCCTCGGGCCAGTCGGTCTCCTTCACCAACTCGACCGTCACCGAGGGCCAGTGGCGGGACTGGGCCGCGCGGCCCGGCGTGGCGAGCGCCGAGCCGGTCGGCATCCGGACCCTCAACGCCACCGCCGGCGACCGCACGGCCGCGCTCTCCGCCTTCGGTACGGAGCCGGGCACCGGGATCGCCCCGCGGAGCGGCGAGCTGGGCCCGGGCAAGGCGGTCCTCTCGGAGTCCGCCGCGAAGGAACTGGACGTCGAGGCGGGCGACTCCGTACGCCTCGGCCCCGTGGAGGCCACCGTCGTCGCGGTCTCCGGCGACGCCTCGTACAGCCACACGCCCGTCGTGTGGACCTCCCTCGACGACTGGCAGAAGCTGGGCCACAGCGGCACCACGGCGGAGGAACAGGCCACGGTGATCGCGCTCAGCGGCTCCGGCGTGGACTGGGCCGCCGGGGACGCGGCGGAGAAGACCTCGTCCAAGACGCCGGACGAGGCGCTCACCGCCATAGGGTCCTACCAGGCGGAGAACGGCTCGCTGCAGATGATGCGCGGCTTCCTGTTCGCGATCTCCGCGCTCGTCATAGGAGCCTTCTTCACCGTCTGGACCATCCAGCGCAGCGGTGACGTGGCCGTCCTCAAGGCGCTCGGGGCCTCCACCCCGTACCTCCTGAAGGACGCGCTCGGCCAGGCCGTGATCATGCTCGGTGCGGGCACCCTGGTCGGCACCGGCCTCGCCACCGGCATCGGCGCGCTGATCAGCGGCGGGGACGTGCCCTTCGTGCTCCAGCCGCTGACCGTGCTGGGCCCGGCCGCCGTGATCATCGTGCTCGGTGTGCTCGGTGCGGCGCTTTCCATCCGGCGGATCACCGCCGTCGACCCCCTGACCGCCCTCGGGAGCGCGCGATGA
- a CDS encoding GDSL-type esterase/lipase family protein — protein MSSSPHRALRGLLALCVAAGLASLAPTPAAAAPGTGPTAVVSMGDSYISGEGGRWQGNSLTTSGGRLGTDRAWTGGGYDPSRVYGSSEANGCHRSDSAEVKSAGALAAELINLACSGATTRNVFRASNGGVAYKGEAPQADQLAAVAASRDVKLIALSIGGNDLGFADVITTCATDYIVWYSYCHDDQQAAVDAKIDGAMAAVGKSIDEIRAVMTGAGYAAADYRIVLQSYPSPIPRSTENRYGESGWTRTNTGGCPFWNADSDWARDSLVPQIANRLKAVAQAKGAQFMDLRDMLQGREVCAKSSKLVSSTAPASASTSEWARWIDQNETQGPLQEDMHPNYYGQLALGRCLALVNARTTGNYSCRNTAGSGASGMYLTAG, from the coding sequence ATGTCTTCGTCCCCCCACCGCGCCCTGCGCGGACTGCTCGCCCTGTGCGTCGCCGCCGGACTCGCCTCGCTGGCCCCCACCCCCGCCGCGGCCGCGCCCGGCACCGGTCCCACCGCCGTCGTCTCCATGGGCGACAGCTACATCTCCGGAGAGGGCGGCCGCTGGCAGGGCAACAGCCTCACCACCAGCGGCGGCCGGCTCGGCACCGACCGGGCCTGGACCGGCGGCGGCTACGACCCGAGCCGCGTGTACGGCAGCTCGGAGGCCAACGGCTGCCACCGCTCGGACTCGGCGGAGGTGAAGAGCGCGGGCGCCCTGGCCGCCGAGCTGATCAACCTGGCCTGCTCCGGGGCCACCACCCGCAACGTCTTCCGCGCCTCGAACGGCGGCGTGGCCTACAAGGGCGAGGCCCCGCAGGCCGACCAGCTGGCCGCCGTCGCCGCCTCCCGCGACGTGAAGCTGATCGCGCTGTCCATCGGCGGCAACGACCTCGGCTTCGCCGACGTCATCACGACCTGCGCCACCGACTACATCGTCTGGTACTCCTACTGCCACGACGACCAGCAGGCCGCGGTCGACGCGAAGATCGACGGGGCGATGGCCGCCGTCGGCAAGTCGATCGACGAGATCCGGGCCGTGATGACCGGCGCCGGATACGCCGCCGCCGACTACCGGATCGTCCTCCAGTCGTACCCCTCCCCCATCCCCCGGTCCACGGAGAACCGTTACGGCGAGAGCGGCTGGACCCGGACGAACACCGGTGGCTGTCCCTTCTGGAACGCCGACTCCGACTGGGCCCGCGACTCCCTCGTCCCGCAGATCGCCAACCGGCTGAAGGCGGTGGCACAGGCCAAGGGCGCGCAGTTCATGGATCTGCGCGACATGCTCCAGGGCCGCGAGGTGTGCGCGAAGTCCAGCAAGCTGGTCAGCTCGACCGCGCCGGCCTCGGCGTCGACGAGCGAGTGGGCGCGCTGGATCGACCAGAACGAGACCCAGGGTCCGCTCCAGGAGGACATGCACCCCAACTATTACGGGCAGCTGGCGCTGGGCCGCTGCCTGGCCCTGGTCAACGCCCGGACCACCGGCAACTACAGCTGCCGCAACACGGCGGGCAGCGGCGCCTCGGGGATGTACCTCACGGCGGGCTGA
- a CDS encoding 8-oxoguanine deaminase: MAAPSAAQRIVIENAAIATVDAHDTEYATGYLVVADNRIESIGAGKAPEGLENVVRRIDATGHLITPGLVNTHHHFYQWITRGLATDHNLFNWLVALYPTWARIDEQMVRVAAQGSLAMMARGGVTTAMDHHYVYPQGSGDLSGAIIGAARDMGVRFTLARGSMDRSEKDGGLPPDFAVETTEGALAATEETVKKFHDASFDAMTQVAVAPCSPFSISTELLREGAALGRRLGVRMHTHGSETVEEEKFCHELFGMGPTDYFESTGFLGEDVWMAHCVHMNDSDIEAFARTKTGVAHCPSSNARLAAGIARVPDMLKAGVPVGLGVDGTASNESGELHTELRNALLINRLGAHRESALNARQALRLGTYGGAQVLGRADSIGSLEAGKLADFVLWKIDGLGHSSIADPVTAIVFGAAAPVTASFVNGRQIVENNRLLTADEDEIAREARTEAQRLARIAAQG, encoded by the coding sequence ATGGCAGCACCTTCGGCAGCCCAGCGCATCGTCATCGAGAACGCGGCGATCGCGACCGTCGACGCGCACGACACCGAGTACGCCACCGGTTACCTCGTCGTCGCCGACAACAGGATCGAGTCCATCGGTGCCGGCAAGGCCCCCGAGGGCCTGGAGAACGTGGTCCGGCGGATCGACGCCACCGGCCACCTGATCACGCCGGGACTCGTCAACACCCACCACCACTTCTACCAGTGGATCACCCGGGGTCTCGCGACCGACCACAACCTCTTCAACTGGCTGGTCGCGCTCTACCCGACCTGGGCCCGCATCGACGAGCAGATGGTGCGCGTCGCCGCCCAGGGATCGCTGGCCATGATGGCCCGCGGCGGTGTCACCACCGCCATGGACCACCACTACGTCTACCCGCAGGGCTCCGGCGACCTGTCCGGCGCCATCATCGGCGCCGCCCGCGACATGGGCGTCCGCTTCACCCTGGCCCGCGGCTCCATGGACCGCAGCGAGAAGGACGGCGGCCTGCCGCCGGACTTCGCCGTCGAGACCACCGAGGGCGCGCTCGCCGCGACCGAGGAGACCGTCAAGAAGTTCCACGACGCCTCCTTCGACGCCATGACCCAGGTCGCCGTCGCCCCCTGCTCCCCCTTCTCCATCTCCACCGAACTGCTCCGCGAGGGCGCCGCGCTCGGCCGCCGCCTCGGCGTACGGATGCACACCCACGGCTCGGAGACCGTGGAGGAGGAGAAGTTCTGCCACGAGCTCTTCGGCATGGGCCCGACGGACTACTTCGAGTCCACCGGCTTCCTCGGCGAGGACGTGTGGATGGCGCACTGCGTCCACATGAACGACTCCGACATCGAGGCCTTCGCCCGCACCAAGACCGGTGTGGCGCACTGCCCCTCCTCCAACGCGCGCCTCGCCGCCGGCATCGCCCGCGTCCCCGACATGCTCAAGGCGGGCGTGCCGGTCGGCCTCGGCGTCGACGGCACCGCCTCCAACGAGTCGGGCGAGCTCCACACCGAGCTGCGCAACGCGCTGCTCATCAACCGGCTCGGCGCCCACCGCGAGTCCGCGCTCAACGCCCGCCAGGCCCTGCGCCTGGGCACCTACGGCGGCGCGCAGGTCCTCGGCCGCGCCGACAGCATCGGTTCGCTGGAGGCCGGCAAGCTGGCCGACTTCGTGCTCTGGAAGATCGACGGCCTCGGCCACTCGTCGATCGCCGACCCGGTCACCGCCATCGTCTTCGGTGCGGCCGCCCCGGTCACCGCGTCCTTCGTCAACGGCCGGCAGATCGTCGAGAACAACCGACTGCTGACCGCCGACGAGGACGAGATCGCGCGCGAGGCGCGCACGGAGGCACAGCGCCTGGCCCGCATCGCGGCCCAGGGCTGA
- a CDS encoding aspartate/glutamate racemase family protein, whose amino-acid sequence MLVNPNTSAATTAMMTSLARRALTGTGLRVRGVTVAHGPAMLTDPEALRAAAPRVVATALAARAAGDCAALVVGAFGDPGAAELRAAVGDVLPVVGLGEAALAEAAAHGRRFGVATTTPRLADAIAAHVERLGLDAAYTGPRFTAGDPERLAARPESLLAALEAAARDCLVRDGAEAVVIGGGPLGDAAAALSTRLTAPVIAPITAACHRVARLLGTAAG is encoded by the coding sequence GTGCTGGTCAACCCCAACACCTCCGCGGCGACCACCGCGATGATGACCTCCCTCGCCCGCCGCGCCCTGACGGGCACCGGACTGCGCGTCCGGGGCGTGACCGTCGCGCACGGCCCGGCGATGCTGACCGACCCGGAGGCCCTGCGCGCCGCCGCCCCGCGGGTCGTCGCCACCGCCCTGGCCGCCCGCGCGGCGGGGGACTGCGCGGCGCTGGTCGTGGGCGCCTTCGGCGATCCGGGGGCGGCGGAGCTGCGGGCGGCCGTCGGGGACGTCCTGCCCGTCGTGGGCCTCGGCGAGGCCGCGCTCGCCGAAGCCGCGGCCCACGGGCGCCGCTTCGGCGTCGCCACGACCACCCCGCGCCTCGCGGACGCGATCGCCGCCCACGTCGAACGGCTCGGTCTGGACGCGGCGTACACCGGCCCCCGCTTCACCGCCGGCGACCCCGAACGCCTCGCCGCCCGCCCCGAGTCGCTCCTCGCCGCTCTCGAGGCCGCCGCCCGCGACTGCCTCGTGCGGGACGGCGCCGAGGCCGTCGTCATCGGCGGCGGCCCACTGGGCGACGCGGCCGCCGCCCTGAGCACCCGCCTGACCGCCCCCGTGATCGCCCCGATCACGGCCGCCTGCCACCGCGTGGCGCGGCTCCTCGGCACCGCCGCGGGCTGA